CGGCTGATTCCGGCCGTCGTGTATGGCGGCGCGTCCGGGCCCACTGGGGTAACAATCAATCCTGTTGAAATGACGAAGCTCCTGGGGACCGGGGCAGGTGAGAACGTCTTGATTACCCTCACCCTGGATGGGGATGGTGAGAGATCGAGGACCGTCATTCTGAAGGAGTTACAGCGAGATCCTGTGCGAGGAGGGCCGCTGCACGCCGATTTCCTCGAGATCTCCATGAAGCGAAAAATCAAGGTTCAGATTCCCATCAGGTTAGTGGGGGAGGCCATCGGCGTCAAATTGAAGGGAGGTCTTTTGGAGCAGCATCTACGCGAGGTGAGCGTCGAGTGCCTGCCCGGCGCGATTCCCAGTCATATCCAGGTGGATGTCGGTCACCTCGATCTGGGCCATGCTATTCACGTCCGAGAGCTTACCGTGGGGGGGGACATCAGGGTGCTTGAAGACCCCGCGCGGCCTGTCGTGACGGTGCTGGTTCAGCGGGTAGCGGTGGAGGGGCCTGCGGCCGCAACAGAGGAGAAACCGACTGAGCCGGAGGTGGTTGGTAAGAAGGAGAAGGAGGCGAAAGAGGTCAAAGAAGGCAAGTAGGAGGGCGGCGAGACCGCCTGGTGGGGTGCCTCGTTGTGGATCGTGGTGGGCTTGGGCAATCCCGGGCCGGATTATGAGGTCAGTCGCCACAATGTGGGCTTTCGGGTCGTGGATACGTTGGCCGACCGGGTCGGCGTGGCCCTCAAGCGTTGTCGATACCGTTCGCTTTTCGTAAGGGGCGCCCTCCACGGGATCCAGATCCTATTAGTTAAGCCGTTGACCTTCATGAACGAGAGCGGCTTCAGTGTATCCGGATGGCAACAGGCCTTACACCTTGAGCCCGGTCGCATTATTGTGGTCCATGACGACCTGGATCTGCCTCCTTCTCAGTTACGGATCAGGGCAGGCGGCGGTCACGGGGGTCATGGAGGTGTCCGTTCCATCATAGAGGCGATGGGCAGTTCTGATTTTTTGCGGGTCAGGGTGGGAATCGGACGGCCTCGAGATGGGCAGGATGCCGTAAAACATGTGCTCGGGCCTTTCGAGGAATGTGAGGACGACATGATACAGGTGGCGATACAACGGGCTGCCGATGCTGTAGAACTGCTGTTGCAGGAAGGTTTTGAGGCGGCGATGAACCGGTACAACATTCGAGGCGCTCGTCAGGCTCGCATGGCGCAATCCGGAGGAGGTGAAAAGAGTGAGCCAGTATGAAGTCATTATCGTTCTGGATCCGGCCCTGACGGAGGACGGTGTCGAGGCGGCGATCGGTGGAGTTCGCGAGGTCGTCGGCAAGAAAGGGGGCGAGGTCCTGGAGGTCCAGAAGTGGGGAAAAAAGCGACTGGCCTACGAGGTGAAGAAGCGACGCGAAGGCCAATACGTCCTGATGAAGGTGGACGGCGCGGGTGAAATTGTGGCCGATCTCGATCGGCATTTTCGGATTACTGAGGTCATCCTGAAGGGCGTGGTCGTCAGGGCTGAGGAGCCTCGGAGAGGGCGTTTTAAGGTGAAGTCGCAAGCCGCCACGCTCGAGGGTAGTGCCGTGACAACTACCCAGGAGATGGGAGATGGTGAGCTTTAATAAAGTAATTTTGCTGGGGAACCTGACACGGGACCCGGAACTTCGACACACGCCTGCCGGCATGGCCGTGTGTAGCTTTGACCTTGCGATCAATCGTTCGTTTACGACGAAAGGTGGCGATCGGCGAGACGAGGTCTGCTTCATTACCGTAGTTGTCTGGGATAAGCAGGCGCAGACCTGCGCTGAGTTTCTGAGCAAGGGGCGTCAGGCGCTGGTTGAAGGCCGGCTCCAGCAACGGTCATGGGAAACGCCGGATGGCCAGAAGCGAAGTAAATATGAAGTCGTTGCAGAGCGGGTGCAATTTGTCGGTGGGCGAAAGGATGCAGCGGTCTCCGAAGAGGAGCCGCCTCGATCCAGCGAAGAGGAAGAGGTGCCATTCTGAAACCTGTGGTGAGCCCTGTCGAACCACGCGATGACGCTCAAGGGGGTGATGACGGATGCTGAAAAAGCGACGAAGCTTTCGACGGCAAAAGGTCTGCAAGTGGTGTGTTGATAAGATCGAGGCAGTCGATTTCAAGGACGCCAAGAGGCTCAGGAACTTCATTACGGATCGAGGGAAGATCATTCCGCGTCGGATTTCCGGTAACTGCGCGGGCCATCAGCGCCAGTTGGGCGGGGCCATCAAGAGGGCTCGCAGTATCGCATTGCTCCCCTTCGCCGCTGATCTGCTCTGAGCGGGAGGAGCTGGCAGATCGCTGCAATGGGGTTGATGAAACGCGTTCGATGAAAGAGGTACCGGCCCGGACGTTGGTGCAAAGCGCTGCCCTTTGTCTCGCGTCTCTCACGCTCGCGCTGGCCGGCGGAATGATCCCGATCGCCGGGAGCTTTTTCAGCCTGCTGACTCCCCTGCCGCTTATTCTCCTATCCTTGAAAGGTGGCCGAGTCATTGCCCTACTCGGAGTGCTTACTGTAGGGATCTGCGTTGCCGGTCTCCTGAGTCCCGGACATGCTTGGTTCTTCTACATTCAATTCGGCCTGCCTGCGATGGTGCTGGCGGAGGCTATCCGCCGCCAGTGGGCTCCGGAGGTATCGGTAGCCGTAGGGAGCCTGACTGTCATTGTGGGCGGCATGATCGGCCTTTTCAGTCTGGCATGGGGCGCAGGCGGGTCGATGCTGGACTTCTTGAACCATCGTCTCGATATCGCCGTACGGGAGGCGATGGAGTTGTATAACAAGGTGGGCGTTTCTCCGGACGAGGTTGGACCGTTATTCGGATCGGGTGAGGAGGTGCGAAGTTTTTTGCTCATCACCTCACCTGGCCTCTTCATGGCGGCGGCGTTGCTCACCACCTCAGCGAACTTCTTCCTGGCAAGGAGAGGATCGATCCAAGCCACACTATCCGGGGCTGCGACTCCAGGATTTACCTGGAGGGTTCCGGACTCGCTGGTGTGGGTATTTATCGGATCTGCCGCCTTACTGCTGAGTGGCCTGCCCATTGCGAAAGAGATCGGTGTCAACGGGTTACTCGTTATGATGACGGTCTATTTTCTTCAGGGTCTGGCGATTGCTACGTTCTGGATTCGCCGGCTGAGACTTTCGCCGTTCGTAGGGTTCTTGGGTGTTGCGCTGTTGCTTCTTCAACCCCTGCTGTTGCTCCTCGTGACATTGGTCGGGCTGTTCGATATCTGGGTTGTCTTTCGCCGACATTCGCTTTCGGGACCCCCTGACGTGTAAAGCGCTTCAGGTGAGGTAGTACGGAGGAGGTAACGCACCGATGAAGATCGTTCTTTTGGAACGGGTAGAAAAGGTTGGCTCTGCTGGTGACCAGGTTGAGGTGGCGGACGGCTACGCGCGGAATTTCCTGATTCCGACGCGCAAGGCGGTAGCGGCGACATCCGGCAACATTAAGTCGCTGGATTACCTGCTTCGACACAATACGGAGCGTGAGGAGAGACTTCGTCGTACGGCGGAGATAACGGCGGGCCGGATCGCAGAACTGCACTGCGTGATCGTGCGCCGGGCCGGTGAGCAGAATCGGCTCTTCGGCGCTGTGACCAACCAGGATATTTGCGCTGCCCTGGCCACCCAGGGACTGGAGATGGATCGAAGAAAGATCCTCCTGCAGGAGCCGATCAAGGCGCTCGGCAGTTACACCATTCCTATCCGCTTACACCCTGACATTGTGGCTGAACTTCGGCTCACAGTAGAGCGCGAAGAGGGCTAAGTTGGTGGGGCAACGAATCGTGCGGGAGTCGACCCTGGATCGGCGTGAGGTAGTCGGAGAGCGGGTTCCGCCGCAGAACCTGGAGGCCGAGATGTCGGTCCTCGGGGCGGTCCTGCAGAGCAACGAGGCCTTCATGAAGTGTCTCGAACTGCTGCGGCCGGAGCAGTTCTACCGGGACGCACATCGCAAGATCTTCGCCGCAGCTAGCGGACTGTTCGGGCGGGGCGAACCGGTCGATCTCATCACGATCACTAATGAGCTTCGCCGTCGCGGCGAGCTTGACGAGGTAGGCTCCTCGGCGTTTCTCGCCTCACTGGTGGATGCCGTCCCCACGGGCGCAAACGTTGCCTACCATGCGCGGATCGTTCGAGACAAGGCGCTTCTGCGCCAGCTGATCGCTGTGGCCACCGATATCGTCGGGCTTGGCTTCGCGGACCAGGAGGAAGCGGACCAGGTGCTTGAACAAGCCGAGCAGCAGATCTTCGAGTTGTCGGAGGATCGGGTACGGCGCGCCTTCCTGCCGTTGAAGTCGATTTTGAAAGATACCTTTGAACAGGTGGAGAAACTGTTTGACCGCAGGACGCAGGTCACCGGGGTGCCTACGGGGTTTGAGGATCTCGACATGAAAACCGCCGGTTTTCAGCCTTCAGAGCTAATCATCATTGCCGGTCGCCCCTCGATGGGCAAGACGAGTTTTGCCCTCAATATCGCGAGAAATGCTGCAATTGAGGAGCAGATACCGGTCGGAATTTTCAGCCTGGAGATGTCGAAGGAACAGGTGGTCCAGCGGCTGCTCTCCTCTGAGGCCGAGGTTGACTCCAACCGGATCAGGACAGGGTGGCTGCGTGAGAGCGATTGGCCGAAGCTGACCAACGCGGCCGGTCATCTCTCAGAGGCGCCCATCTTCATTGATGATTCAGCCGCGCTCTCAGTGATCGAACTGCGGGCGAAGGCGCGGAGGCTGAAGGCCGAGCAGCACATCGGGATGGTGGTGATCGACTACCTCCAGCTCATCTCGGGTCGTCACCGTTCCGAGAATCGCCAACAGGAGGTGTCGGACATCTGCCGGGCTCTGAAGGCGATGGCCAAGGAGTTGAAGGTTCCGGTGGTGGCGCTGTCGCAGCTCGCGCGCCGGACCGAGGAGCGGGAGCGCCCGCAGCTATCGGACCTTCGGGAATCCGGCGCCATTGAGCAGGACTCGGATGTGGTGATCTTCCTGTACCGGCCCGGCTACTATCAAGCCAGAAAGGCCGGGGCGCCGGACCAGGAGCGGGACACCAAGACCGAGATCATCATCGCCAAGCAACGGAACGGCCCAACCGGGACCGTGGAGATGGCCTTCCTCAGGGAGTATGTCAAGTTCGGCTCGCTCGACCTCGTCCATCAAGAGCCGGATGAAGCAGAGGAGAGGTGACAGGCCCCGGTTCAACGTTCGACGTTCACGGTTCGGGATCGAACATTGCGCGTTAAACATTGAACGGGCCACAACTGCTCATCACGGGAAGAGGACCGATGGTCAGGAATCAGAGCCATTACCTCTGTCAGAGCTGCGGCTATCAAACCGCTCGCTGGATGGGTCGCTGCCCGGATTGCGGACAGTGGGCAGGCCTGCTGGAGGAACGCGCCACAAGCGAGCGGCATCGCGGTCGCAGTGACGTAGCGTCCCTGGTCCCACGCCTTGCGACACCGATCACCGCCGTAGATATCAGGGCACTTCACCGGGTGAGTACCGGTCTGGCAGAGTTAGATCGGGTGTTGGGGGGTGGGATCGTTCCCGGCTCGTTCGTGCTCTTAAGCGGTGATCCGGGGATCGGAAAGTCGACCCTGCTCCTTCAGGCGTCAATGCAGATCGCGCAGAGGGAGGAGGTGGTCCTGTATGTCTCCGGCGAGGAATCGCTTCAGCAGACGCGATCCAGAGCGAACAGGCTGGGCCCACTCTCCGATCGTCTCCTGCTGCTCGCCGAGACCTCCCTCCAGGTGATTCTGAATCAGACCGACCAGATCCGACCAACCATCCTGGTGATCGATTCCATCCAGACGATCGTCTCTGAAGAACTGGAGTCCCCCCCAGGCAGTTTCAGCCAGGTTCGCGAAGCGGCAGTTCGGCTGATGGCGCTCGCGAAGGAGAAGGGGATCAGTACCGTCATCATCGGCCATATCACCAAAGAAGGGGTCATCGCGGGCCCGAAGGCGATGGAGCACCTGGTCGATGCAGTCGTGTTTATGGAAGGAGAGGGGCATCAGATTCATCGTGTGTTGCGGGCCGTGAAGAATCGTTTTGGCCCCACCCCGGAGATCGGCGTACTCGAGATGACGGCATCCGGACTGCAGGAACTCGTGAATCCGTCGGAGGTATTTCTCTCGCAGCGCCCTTCAGGGGCGCCGGGTTCGATTGTGATTCCGACCTTGGAGGGAAGCCGGCCGCTACTTGTGGAGCTACAGGCATTGGTAGCGGCACCAAGCGCCCCAATCTCCAGACGCGTGTTCAATGGAGTGGACAGCAACCGAGGTATCCTGCTGCTGGCTGTACTGGAAAAGCGACTGGGCCTGCCGCTCAGCGCGTGCGATGTCTACGTCAACGTTGCGGGAGGTGTCAGGGTAGGAGAGACCGCTATTGATCTTGGCATAGCCGCAGCAGTCCTCTCAAGCGCCAGAAACCTTCCGCTCGATCCCGGGCTCTGCGTGTTCGGCGAGATCGGTCTGGCAGGTGAGGTGCGGGCGGTGCCGATGGCGGAACGAAGGATCGAGGAAGCCGCCCGCCTGGGTCTGTCCCATTGCCTGATGCCCCGACACAACCTGGGTCGGACCCAGCCTGACTTTTCTTCTTTACGGGTGAGTGGGCTACACACGCTGGAGGAGTTGACGGAGAGGCTGGAGACACGGTAGGCAGTAGAATTTCACGAATAGCGATAGGAAGTCGGTATTGCGAACAACATGCAGCATTCTCGCCTTATTGCGCTGAGATTGCTACGCATCCCAGGGGTGGTCGCACTGACGGGAAGTATCGAGTGGTTGCAACATTCTGTCGTTGTTCTTGAGAGAATCTTTTGACTAGCTAGAGAATCCCTGCTAAAATTCACAATTAATAATGTATCGTACAGGGACAAAAGTGGTCTACCCTACTCATGGAGTCGGGTGGATTGAGGCTATCGAAAAAAAAGCGGTTGGAGGTGGACTGCAGCCTTTCTACGTAGTTCGCATCATTGGGAATGGAATGACGATTCTGGTTCCCACAAAGAACGCGAAACGGGTCGGGCTTCGAGAAGTCATTGAACCGTCGGAGATTCCGAAGATTCTTGCCATTTTGAAAAAGAACGACCTGGAAATCAGTTCGAATTGGAACCGCAGGTTCAAGGACAACTTGGAGCGGATCAGAACGGGGTCGCTCTTTGAGGTTGCGCTGGTCCTGCGAAAGTTGGTTCTGCTCCAGAAGGAACGGAGCCTGTCATTCGGCGAGAAGACGATGCTGGAGAATGTCCGGAGGTTGATTGTCAGCGAGATTTCGCATGCCTCCGGAATTGACCAGGAGAGAGCGGGAGCGCTCGTTGAACAGGCGGTAGGTCACTACACATGATGACCATGCGTGAGGTCATCGAAACTTATGAGAGGGGGTGATCGATTTGAACAGCTATCGCGTTGGTCTCCCGATGATTGTTGGAGGGGCGGCCATCGGATTCTATCTGGCCTTCCA
Above is a window of Candidatus Methylomirabilota bacterium DNA encoding:
- a CDS encoding 50S ribosomal protein L25; translation: MEEAVLKGQVRTQVGKGAAKKLRRQRLIPAVVYGGASGPTGVTINPVEMTKLLGTGAGENVLITLTLDGDGERSRTVILKELQRDPVRGGPLHADFLEISMKRKIKVQIPIRLVGEAIGVKLKGGLLEQHLREVSVECLPGAIPSHIQVDVGHLDLGHAIHVRELTVGGDIRVLEDPARPVVTVLVQRVAVEGPAAATEEKPTEPEVVGKKEKEAKEVKEGK
- the pth gene encoding aminoacyl-tRNA hydrolase; this encodes MGLGNPGPDYEVSRHNVGFRVVDTLADRVGVALKRCRYRSLFVRGALHGIQILLVKPLTFMNESGFSVSGWQQALHLEPGRIIVVHDDLDLPPSQLRIRAGGGHGGHGGVRSIIEAMGSSDFLRVRVGIGRPRDGQDAVKHVLGPFEECEDDMIQVAIQRAADAVELLLQEGFEAAMNRYNIRGARQARMAQSGGGEKSEPV
- the rpsF gene encoding 30S ribosomal protein S6, with the translated sequence MSQYEVIIVLDPALTEDGVEAAIGGVREVVGKKGGEVLEVQKWGKKRLAYEVKKRREGQYVLMKVDGAGEIVADLDRHFRITEVILKGVVVRAEEPRRGRFKVKSQAATLEGSAVTTTQEMGDGEL
- the ssb gene encoding single-stranded DNA-binding protein, whose amino-acid sequence is MVSFNKVILLGNLTRDPELRHTPAGMAVCSFDLAINRSFTTKGGDRRDEVCFITVVVWDKQAQTCAEFLSKGRQALVEGRLQQRSWETPDGQKRSKYEVVAERVQFVGGRKDAAVSEEEPPRSSEEEEVPF
- the rpsR gene encoding 30S ribosomal protein S18, which translates into the protein MLKKRRSFRRQKVCKWCVDKIEAVDFKDAKRLRNFITDRGKIIPRRISGNCAGHQRQLGGAIKRARSIALLPFAADLL
- a CDS encoding DUF2232 domain-containing protein yields the protein MKEVPARTLVQSAALCLASLTLALAGGMIPIAGSFFSLLTPLPLILLSLKGGRVIALLGVLTVGICVAGLLSPGHAWFFYIQFGLPAMVLAEAIRRQWAPEVSVAVGSLTVIVGGMIGLFSLAWGAGGSMLDFLNHRLDIAVREAMELYNKVGVSPDEVGPLFGSGEEVRSFLLITSPGLFMAAALLTTSANFFLARRGSIQATLSGAATPGFTWRVPDSLVWVFIGSAALLLSGLPIAKEIGVNGLLVMMTVYFLQGLAIATFWIRRLRLSPFVGFLGVALLLLQPLLLLLVTLVGLFDIWVVFRRHSLSGPPDV
- the rplI gene encoding 50S ribosomal protein L9, coding for MKIVLLERVEKVGSAGDQVEVADGYARNFLIPTRKAVAATSGNIKSLDYLLRHNTEREERLRRTAEITAGRIAELHCVIVRRAGEQNRLFGAVTNQDICAALATQGLEMDRRKILLQEPIKALGSYTIPIRLHPDIVAELRLTVEREEG
- the dnaB gene encoding replicative DNA helicase, encoding MRESTLDRREVVGERVPPQNLEAEMSVLGAVLQSNEAFMKCLELLRPEQFYRDAHRKIFAAASGLFGRGEPVDLITITNELRRRGELDEVGSSAFLASLVDAVPTGANVAYHARIVRDKALLRQLIAVATDIVGLGFADQEEADQVLEQAEQQIFELSEDRVRRAFLPLKSILKDTFEQVEKLFDRRTQVTGVPTGFEDLDMKTAGFQPSELIIIAGRPSMGKTSFALNIARNAAIEEQIPVGIFSLEMSKEQVVQRLLSSEAEVDSNRIRTGWLRESDWPKLTNAAGHLSEAPIFIDDSAALSVIELRAKARRLKAEQHIGMVVIDYLQLISGRHRSENRQQEVSDICRALKAMAKELKVPVVALSQLARRTEERERPQLSDLRESGAIEQDSDVVIFLYRPGYYQARKAGAPDQERDTKTEIIIAKQRNGPTGTVEMAFLREYVKFGSLDLVHQEPDEAEER
- the radA gene encoding DNA repair protein RadA, whose product is MVRNQSHYLCQSCGYQTARWMGRCPDCGQWAGLLEERATSERHRGRSDVASLVPRLATPITAVDIRALHRVSTGLAELDRVLGGGIVPGSFVLLSGDPGIGKSTLLLQASMQIAQREEVVLYVSGEESLQQTRSRANRLGPLSDRLLLLAETSLQVILNQTDQIRPTILVIDSIQTIVSEELESPPGSFSQVREAAVRLMALAKEKGISTVIIGHITKEGVIAGPKAMEHLVDAVVFMEGEGHQIHRVLRAVKNRFGPTPEIGVLEMTASGLQELVNPSEVFLSQRPSGAPGSIVIPTLEGSRPLLVELQALVAAPSAPISRRVFNGVDSNRGILLLAVLEKRLGLPLSACDVYVNVAGGVRVGETAIDLGIAAAVLSSARNLPLDPGLCVFGEIGLAGEVRAVPMAERRIEEAARLGLSHCLMPRHNLGRTQPDFSSLRVSGLHTLEELTERLETR
- a CDS encoding CarD family transcriptional regulator; its protein translation is MMYRTGTKVVYPTHGVGWIEAIEKKAVGGGLQPFYVVRIIGNGMTILVPTKNAKRVGLREVIEPSEIPKILAILKKNDLEISSNWNRRFKDNLERIRTGSLFEVALVLRKLVLLQKERSLSFGEKTMLENVRRLIVSEISHASGIDQERAGALVEQAVGHYT